The following are from one region of the Candidatus Amarolinea dominans genome:
- a CDS encoding carboxypeptidase regulatory-like domain-containing protein produces the protein MSNLFSWISNLLGGPFGRSTVSFPGLALTRGLDEPVNDAAAYGVGIEETQPENGSLYWKVHRVHHLTPEENNFRQHIFLDMVDEAGNRLQGGLVRVRWPGGEQVITLDKPPGQPAGNFPMWKYQVCEVVALGMPGTTLASDKVTGLHTGHKGEGQDEGGNRLFHHSFAVVFQRTVAGAAADLRESVISGSVANGAGRTVVLLQDSAIVARTVVGADEIYHLTGLAAGAYLVTVQGSDVRAGPATVDGRSSATVNLTLPSVPQEQSSVSGRVLRGAGATIELSLDGALASWASVASDERYLFAGLPAGRYRVGITGAAVMSEEFDLDGRGAHLQDLELPEADAGPSKPLPHYVLFAPLSTVQGQVDWLLAAPYLQTFGLTAGAYVEHAKLATRVTLIGSGPDAPGAAVEQALAAAGCRVERIEGESEDIAAELAQRIQTGQP, from the coding sequence ATGAGCAACCTGTTTTCTTGGATTTCCAATCTCCTGGGCGGCCCGTTTGGGCGCTCGACTGTGTCATTCCCCGGCCTGGCGTTGACCCGTGGTCTGGACGAGCCGGTCAACGATGCGGCGGCCTACGGTGTGGGCATCGAAGAGACGCAGCCGGAGAACGGCAGCCTCTACTGGAAGGTGCATCGTGTCCATCACCTGACCCCAGAGGAGAACAACTTTCGCCAGCACATCTTCCTGGACATGGTGGATGAGGCCGGTAATCGGCTGCAAGGCGGCCTGGTGCGCGTGCGCTGGCCCGGAGGCGAACAGGTCATCACCCTGGACAAGCCGCCCGGCCAGCCGGCCGGCAACTTTCCCATGTGGAAGTATCAAGTCTGCGAGGTGGTGGCCCTGGGCATGCCGGGCACAACCCTAGCCAGCGACAAGGTGACAGGGCTGCATACCGGCCACAAGGGAGAGGGGCAGGATGAGGGAGGCAACCGCCTGTTTCATCACAGTTTTGCCGTTGTCTTCCAGCGTACCGTGGCCGGGGCGGCTGCCGATCTTCGCGAGAGCGTCATCAGCGGCAGTGTGGCCAACGGAGCGGGGCGCACCGTGGTGCTTCTGCAGGATAGCGCCATCGTCGCACGGACCGTGGTTGGCGCCGATGAGATTTATCACCTGACCGGCCTGGCGGCCGGCGCCTACCTGGTGACCGTGCAAGGCTCGGATGTGCGCGCCGGCCCGGCGACGGTGGATGGCCGCAGCAGTGCGACGGTCAACCTGACCTTGCCGTCCGTGCCACAGGAACAGAGCAGCGTCAGTGGGCGGGTGCTGCGCGGCGCTGGCGCCACGATCGAACTGTCCCTGGACGGCGCCCTGGCAAGCTGGGCCTCGGTAGCCAGCGATGAGCGTTATCTCTTTGCCGGGCTGCCGGCCGGCCGCTACCGCGTGGGCATCACCGGCGCCGCGGTCATGTCCGAGGAGTTCGACCTGGATGGCCGCGGCGCTCACCTGCAAGACCTTGAATTGCCGGAAGCGGACGCCGGCCCCAGCAAGCCCCTGCCCCACTATGTTCTTTTTGCGCCGCTGAGCACCGTCCAGGGACAGGTTGACTGGCTCCTGGCCGCGCCTTACCTGCAGACCTTTGGCCTGACCGCCGGCGCGTATGTCGAACATGCCAAGCTGGCAACGCGTGTCACCCTCATCGGCAGCGGCCCGGATGCGCCAGGCGCCGCGGTGGAGCAGGCGTTGGCGGCGGCCGGCTGTCGCGTCGAACGAATCGAGGGCGAAAGCGAGGACATTGCGGCCGAGCTGGCCCAGCGCATCCAGACCGGGCAACCGTAG
- a CDS encoding class I SAM-dependent methyltransferase, which produces MSGPRTPQRSEERREAGMGPVASAAQWGAALPALYAHEEMHWWTRGMFACTRAILSADGWSGAGAVLDVGCGSGGALAHLPARRRVGVDIAPLALAYARRHVDLALLCASAMSLPLAPAQFDLVLALDMLDQRQVDSRQALLACAGQLRPDGRLLLRVSAHPWLRGAHDEATGTGARMNARQLRTLIQAAGLSVRRLTFANFTLFPLAASRRLLADTLSQPLAQDLQLPPAPLNRLLRMVLQGEARWLRSGRNLPWGLSLYALAIKRPEPRGAREARS; this is translated from the coding sequence ATGAGCGGCCCACGAACACCGCAGCGGTCAGAAGAGCGCCGGGAAGCGGGGATGGGGCCAGTCGCCAGCGCGGCACAGTGGGGCGCGGCCCTGCCCGCACTCTATGCCCACGAGGAAATGCACTGGTGGACGCGCGGCATGTTCGCCTGCACGCGGGCCATCCTCAGCGCGGACGGCTGGTCAGGCGCGGGCGCGGTGCTCGATGTCGGCTGTGGCAGCGGCGGCGCCCTGGCTCACCTGCCCGCGCGGCGCCGCGTGGGCGTGGACATCGCCCCGCTGGCGCTGGCATATGCACGGCGGCACGTTGACCTGGCGCTCCTGTGTGCCTCGGCCATGTCATTGCCGTTGGCGCCGGCTCAGTTCGACCTGGTACTGGCGCTGGATATGCTCGATCAGCGGCAGGTTGACAGTCGCCAGGCGCTGCTTGCCTGCGCCGGCCAGTTACGTCCCGATGGCCGCCTGCTGCTGCGTGTCTCTGCGCATCCCTGGCTGCGCGGTGCGCACGATGAGGCGACTGGCACCGGCGCGCGTATGAACGCCCGCCAACTGCGCACGCTCATCCAGGCCGCGGGGCTGAGCGTGCGCCGCCTGACCTTTGCTAATTTCACCCTTTTCCCGCTGGCTGCCAGCCGCCGCCTACTGGCCGATACCCTCAGCCAACCGTTGGCCCAGGATTTGCAGCTGCCGCCTGCACCGCTCAACCGCCTGCTGCGCATGGTGCTGCAAGGCGAGGCGCGCTGGCTGCGCAGTGGACGCAACCTGCCCTGGGGCCTTTCCCTCTACGCCCTCGCGATCAAGCGACCTGAGCCGCGTGGCGCGCGCGAGGCGCGTTCATGA
- a CDS encoding polyprenol monophosphomannose synthase: protein MTTVSVILPTYNEKDNITPLIEAVLRSSQHPTSVWVVDDDSPDGTWQRVAEMASHDPRVHLIHRTDAKGLTSAIARGIRDSDGDIVVWMDCDFSMPPERIPALVNAIVRESADIAVGSRYVAGGADVGHSLMAQAFSRTINLAAGLLFGFGVHDYTSGFIAARRVVFERIELTGDYGEYCIDLLVRSQRQGWRVVEVPYLCVERQSGQSKTGVNAMDYIRRGRHYVTTIGRLALHHRP from the coding sequence ATGACCACGGTTTCAGTAATTTTGCCAACGTACAATGAAAAGGATAATATCACCCCCCTGATCGAGGCGGTGCTGCGCAGTTCGCAACACCCGACCAGCGTCTGGGTGGTAGATGACGATTCTCCCGACGGCACCTGGCAGCGGGTGGCCGAGATGGCCAGCCACGATCCCCGCGTGCATCTGATTCACCGCACCGACGCCAAAGGGCTGACGAGCGCCATTGCCCGCGGGATTCGCGACAGCGATGGCGACATCGTGGTCTGGATGGACTGCGATTTTTCGATGCCGCCGGAACGAATTCCGGCCCTGGTCAATGCCATTGTGCGGGAAAGCGCCGATATTGCGGTCGGTTCGCGCTACGTGGCGGGCGGGGCCGATGTGGGCCATTCGCTGATGGCGCAGGCCTTCAGCCGCACGATCAACCTGGCGGCCGGGCTGCTGTTCGGTTTTGGTGTGCATGATTACACGAGCGGCTTCATTGCGGCGCGACGGGTCGTTTTCGAGCGCATCGAACTGACCGGCGACTACGGCGAGTACTGCATTGATCTGCTGGTGCGCAGCCAGCGCCAGGGTTGGCGGGTGGTCGAGGTGCCCTATCTGTGCGTGGAGCGCCAGAGCGGCCAATCAAAAACCGGCGTCAACGCGATGGACTACATCCGCCGCGGGCGGCATTACGTGACGACGATTGGGCGCCTGGCTCTGCATCATCGCCCTTGA
- a CDS encoding DegT/DnrJ/EryC1/StrS family aminotransferase, producing MLQLRELSLEEMGDLAEIIPGPDPELRATIRPISQFEPDTTRPIIPVCEPTLTGNELKYVTQAIESNWISSAGSFIRDFERKFADLSGARYGVACANGTVALHLALATLGLEPGDEVIIPTFTMIATANAVTYCGAKPVLVDSEPCTWNMDINQVEDRITPRTRAIMPVHTYGHPVDMDALRAIADRHGLLLLEDAAEAHGARYKGRPVGSLGDAACFSFYGNKIITTGEGGMVTTNNEGIARLAWNLRDHAFSHERHFWHKVVGFNYRMTNLQAAIGLAQTEQLEKFVGMRRANAAYYSQLLAAIPGITTPPEADWAMNVYWMYGILVDEKVYGLNRDQLRKALAERGIETRTFFIPMHCQPVYFDQYRGQRFPVAEDLCRRGFYLPSASSLTRTEIERVVKTIREVRER from the coding sequence ATGCTGCAACTACGTGAATTATCGCTGGAGGAGATGGGCGACCTGGCCGAGATCATTCCAGGGCCTGATCCTGAGCTGAGGGCCACGATCCGGCCGATTTCGCAGTTCGAGCCGGACACGACGCGGCCCATCATTCCGGTGTGCGAGCCAACGCTGACCGGCAACGAGCTGAAGTACGTGACGCAGGCGATCGAGAGCAACTGGATTTCGTCCGCGGGCAGTTTCATCCGCGACTTCGAGCGCAAATTTGCCGATCTGAGCGGCGCGCGCTATGGCGTGGCCTGCGCCAACGGCACGGTGGCCTTGCACCTGGCGCTGGCGACGCTGGGGTTGGAGCCGGGCGATGAGGTCATCATTCCCACCTTCACCATGATCGCCACCGCCAACGCGGTGACCTATTGCGGCGCCAAACCGGTGCTGGTTGATTCGGAGCCATGCACCTGGAACATGGACATCAACCAGGTGGAGGATCGCATCACCCCGCGTACGCGCGCCATCATGCCGGTGCATACCTACGGCCACCCGGTGGACATGGACGCGCTGCGTGCCATTGCCGACCGCCACGGCCTGCTGCTGCTCGAAGATGCGGCCGAAGCGCACGGCGCGCGCTACAAAGGGCGGCCGGTGGGCAGCCTGGGCGACGCCGCCTGTTTCAGCTTCTACGGCAACAAGATCATCACCACCGGCGAGGGGGGCATGGTCACGACGAACAATGAGGGGATCGCCCGCCTGGCCTGGAACCTGCGCGATCATGCCTTCAGCCACGAGCGCCATTTCTGGCACAAGGTGGTTGGCTTCAACTACCGCATGACCAACCTGCAGGCGGCCATCGGCCTGGCCCAGACCGAGCAGTTGGAGAAGTTCGTGGGGATGCGCCGCGCCAACGCGGCCTACTACTCGCAGCTGCTCGCCGCGATCCCCGGCATCACCACCCCGCCTGAGGCCGACTGGGCAATGAATGTCTACTGGATGTATGGGATCCTGGTAGACGAGAAGGTGTACGGTCTGAACCGGGATCAACTGCGCAAGGCACTGGCCGAGCGCGGCATCGAGACGCGCACCTTCTTCATCCCGATGCACTGCCAGCCAGTCTATTTCGATCAATACCGGGGCCAGCGCTTCCCCGTCGCGGAAGACCTGTGCCGGCGCGGTTTCTACCTGCCCAGCGCGTCCAGCCTGACACGAACCGAAATCGAACGCGTGGTGAAGACCATTCGCGAGGTGAGAGAGAGATGA
- a CDS encoding SUMF1/EgtB/PvdO family nonheme iron enzyme — MTTSFNSAALRELLLTALSDDELTALTYHYFRPVANDFTTGQTRSQRVQLLVEYCERKMAQEPLLAQVKKINPVRFAQYEQRSATLDGLLNRGLDAGLEHLSGRPDSLDQAVAELRGRELGMRQARLRNLAADAAERARAEFGGETDATGALLTDLLDQPSFLLRVAEIMLLNERPDMTQLRAEFEPRLGAERWAQSQRPLLRFLQELDRGLLADEVWGPTLREFRSEATLASIDRTMLTLHRALDQISAQMTALPGGVAQAVAQRLHPLDMADLEKSYLRGLYADCSDVPLASGSAPPDAAQNRRPRLQRIYVDLDTTTPPALDRVYTRLGIAAADRAGAEGVLRKAVRETPVAATPGRSGRGEERLTIAALRAWVGERGQDEDKRAKDLEEQLRVAPGLLRPALADLGVLEAIGQHRQLVILGDPGSGKSTLTRRLAAGLAAAARDDLPESERDWATALTGAFNHWLLPVRIVLSRWAAHLPQGDRGCADDLIAECLRLLKASGSLEGPRQKEHFLARLMAAPPTALLLLDGLDEVADADRRRRVLDAVQHFVTHYPQVPLLVTCRQRPYHDGEHYRLPLPAVELAPLSRPAVGQFLQRWHDELTWAGFYQPAAAATAQRRLLGALDDPEREELREMAGTPLLLTMMARVNYERGLPESRAALYEEFVRKLLWEWERTKLDDQGQPTGLEILLHQAGVSTVSLERALNELAYTVHGGTDRRGAVDIPRATLRDALEGIHKGDDAARAAWAANVLKLMDDRSGLINAVEQNRLYRFSHRTFQEYLAARWLATGDFVDNFRQKLDQEQWQEAIFLALGCQVSVLGRYEDALEVIDELLPAAPNSTTDWRRVLVLGEAYTRLLGPQRAREVKKDKLRERVMTDVPARLTAAMHARGLPARQRLQAGLQLDALGIEPPGLDDFVAAPGWGFAIGRYPVTNKQYRRFTAAGGYATENEQGWWSKEGQEHKRQYGWTEPRFWDDFRFNHDSQPVVGVSWVEANAYCAWLTAHLRGQGLISGGQALRLPTQAEWEQAARSTDGRAYPWGPTFDAARANTGESSLQQTTPVWMYADGRTPEGVWDLAGNVWEWTSDVEKNGSPWLMGGAWYNDAKRVGAAARNDYLPRDRYVGWGVRVVVVPVSRLGPVLISGF; from the coding sequence ATGACGACATCTTTCAATTCCGCCGCGCTGCGTGAGCTGCTGCTCACAGCCCTGAGCGATGACGAACTGACCGCACTGACGTACCACTACTTTCGGCCGGTCGCCAACGATTTCACCACCGGTCAAACGCGCTCCCAACGCGTGCAGCTCCTGGTGGAATACTGCGAGCGCAAGATGGCGCAGGAACCTCTGCTGGCGCAGGTGAAGAAGATCAACCCGGTGCGCTTCGCCCAATACGAGCAGCGCAGCGCGACCCTGGATGGCCTGCTGAATCGCGGGCTGGACGCTGGCCTTGAGCACCTGAGCGGCCGGCCCGACTCGCTCGACCAGGCCGTAGCCGAACTGCGCGGCCGCGAGTTGGGGATGCGCCAGGCGCGGCTGCGCAACCTGGCCGCGGACGCGGCTGAACGGGCGCGCGCGGAGTTCGGGGGCGAGACGGACGCGACCGGCGCCCTGTTGACCGATCTGCTCGACCAACCATCGTTTCTGCTGCGCGTGGCCGAGATTATGCTGCTCAACGAACGGCCTGATATGACGCAACTGCGTGCGGAGTTCGAACCACGGCTGGGCGCTGAGCGCTGGGCGCAGAGTCAGCGGCCGCTGCTGCGCTTCTTGCAGGAACTGGATCGGGGTCTGCTTGCCGATGAAGTGTGGGGCCCGACCCTGCGTGAGTTTCGGTCCGAGGCCACCCTGGCCAGCATTGACCGCACCATGCTGACCTTGCACCGCGCGCTGGACCAAATCAGCGCGCAGATGACCGCGCTGCCCGGCGGCGTCGCGCAGGCAGTCGCCCAGCGTCTGCACCCCCTTGACATGGCCGATCTGGAGAAGTCCTATCTGCGCGGGCTGTACGCGGACTGCAGCGATGTGCCCCTGGCCAGCGGCAGCGCGCCGCCCGACGCGGCGCAGAACCGGCGGCCGCGCTTGCAGAGAATCTATGTGGATCTCGATACCACAACGCCGCCCGCGTTGGATCGCGTCTACACGCGCCTGGGGATCGCCGCGGCCGATCGCGCGGGGGCAGAGGGCGTGCTGCGCAAGGCCGTGCGTGAGACGCCGGTCGCCGCCACGCCCGGCCGCAGCGGCCGCGGCGAGGAGCGCCTGACCATTGCCGCGCTGCGCGCGTGGGTCGGCGAGCGCGGCCAGGATGAAGACAAGCGCGCCAAAGACCTGGAGGAGCAGCTTAGAGTTGCGCCAGGTCTGCTGCGTCCCGCCCTGGCTGATCTCGGCGTGCTGGAGGCGATCGGCCAACACCGGCAGCTCGTCATCCTGGGCGATCCAGGCAGCGGCAAGAGCACGTTGACCCGCCGCCTGGCCGCGGGCCTGGCCGCGGCCGCGCGCGACGACCTGCCGGAGAGCGAGCGCGATTGGGCGACGGCGCTGACCGGCGCGTTCAACCACTGGCTGCTGCCGGTGCGCATCGTCCTGAGCCGCTGGGCGGCCCATCTGCCCCAAGGTGACCGCGGTTGCGCGGATGACCTGATCGCCGAGTGTCTGCGCCTGCTCAAGGCCAGCGGCAGCCTGGAGGGGCCGCGCCAGAAAGAGCATTTCCTGGCGCGCTTGATGGCCGCGCCGCCCACCGCCCTGCTGCTCCTGGATGGCCTCGATGAGGTCGCGGACGCCGATCGGCGTCGGCGCGTGCTGGACGCCGTGCAGCATTTTGTGACTCACTACCCGCAGGTTCCCCTGCTGGTGACCTGCCGCCAGCGCCCCTACCACGATGGCGAGCATTACCGCCTGCCACTGCCCGCAGTCGAGCTGGCGCCGCTCAGTCGGCCGGCGGTCGGCCAATTTTTGCAGCGCTGGCATGACGAGTTGACCTGGGCCGGTTTCTATCAACCGGCGGCCGCGGCCACCGCGCAGCGCCGGCTGCTGGGGGCGCTTGACGATCCGGAGCGAGAGGAACTGCGCGAAATGGCGGGCACGCCGCTCCTGCTGACGATGATGGCGCGCGTGAATTACGAGCGCGGCCTGCCGGAGAGTCGGGCGGCCCTGTACGAGGAGTTCGTGCGCAAGCTGCTGTGGGAATGGGAACGCACCAAGCTGGATGACCAGGGCCAGCCGACCGGGCTGGAAATCCTGCTGCACCAGGCCGGGGTTTCGACGGTCAGCCTGGAGCGCGCCCTGAACGAGCTGGCCTACACGGTGCATGGTGGGACAGACCGGCGCGGCGCGGTTGACATTCCGCGCGCCACCCTACGCGACGCCCTGGAGGGAATCCACAAGGGCGACGACGCGGCCAGGGCGGCCTGGGCGGCGAACGTTCTCAAGCTGATGGACGACCGCTCCGGGCTGATCAACGCCGTAGAGCAGAACCGTCTCTACCGCTTTTCGCACCGCACCTTCCAGGAGTACCTGGCCGCGCGCTGGCTGGCGACCGGCGACTTCGTGGACAATTTCAGGCAGAAGCTCGACCAGGAGCAGTGGCAGGAGGCGATCTTCCTGGCCCTGGGCTGCCAGGTGTCGGTGTTGGGCCGCTACGAGGATGCGCTGGAGGTGATTGACGAGCTGCTGCCGGCCGCACCCAACAGCACGACCGACTGGCGGCGCGTCCTGGTTCTGGGCGAGGCCTACACGCGCCTGCTCGGCCCGCAGCGCGCCCGGGAGGTTAAGAAGGATAAGCTACGCGAGCGGGTGATGACCGATGTACCGGCGCGGCTGACCGCGGCCATGCACGCGCGTGGTTTACCCGCCCGGCAGCGGCTGCAGGCCGGCCTGCAGCTGGACGCCCTGGGGATCGAGCCGCCGGGGCTGGACGATTTTGTCGCCGCGCCCGGCTGGGGCTTTGCCATCGGACGCTACCCCGTCACTAACAAGCAGTACCGGCGCTTCACGGCGGCCGGCGGCTATGCAACCGAGAATGAGCAGGGATGGTGGAGCAAGGAAGGGCAGGAGCACAAACGCCAATATGGCTGGACCGAACCGCGCTTCTGGGATGACTTCCGCTTCAATCACGACAGCCAGCCGGTGGTCGGCGTCAGTTGGGTCGAAGCCAACGCCTACTGCGCGTGGTTGACTGCGCACCTGCGCGGCCAGGGTTTGATCAGCGGCGGCCAGGCGCTGCGTCTGCCGACGCAGGCCGAATGGGAGCAGGCCGCCCGTTCGACCGATGGCCGCGCCTACCCCTGGGGGCCAACTTTCGACGCGGCCAGGGCCAACACAGGGGAGAGCAGCCTCCAGCAAACCACCCCGGTCTGGATGTATGCTGACGGGCGCACGCCAGAGGGCGTCTGGGACCTGGCCGGCAATGTGTGGGAGTGGACCAGCGATGTGGAGAAGAACGGTTCGCCCTGGCTCATGGGCGGCGCCTGGTATAACGACGCCAAACGCGTGGGGGCGGCTGCCCGCAACGACTACCTCCCGAGGGACAGGTACGTCGGTTGGGGTGTGCGGGTGGTAGTCGTCCCCGTCTCTCGTCTGGGGCCAGTTCTGATTTCTGGCTTCTGA
- a CDS encoding DUF1670 domain-containing protein, with protein sequence MRQQRLLRLTEEAEAQGGLLSHEDLACLLCSSLATIKRDVHELRQQDLRVPTRGQVKDIGKGVSHKVQIVGDYLAGYTFSEIERRRHHSIGAIRRYCDDFVRIIRLQAQRWIAPPSGAPPGCLNA encoded by the coding sequence CTGCGGCAGCAGCGGCTCTTACGGCTCACCGAAGAGGCTGAGGCGCAAGGCGGGCTGCTCAGCCACGAAGACCTGGCCTGTTTGCTGTGCAGCAGTCTGGCGACGATCAAACGCGACGTGCATGAACTGCGGCAGCAAGATCTGCGGGTCCCGACACGCGGCCAAGTCAAAGACATCGGCAAGGGCGTCAGTCACAAGGTGCAGATCGTCGGTGATTATCTCGCCGGTTACACCTTCAGCGAGATCGAGCGTCGGCGGCATCACAGCATCGGCGCCATTCGGCGCTATTGCGACGACTTCGTGCGCATCATCCGCTTGCAGGCGCAGCGCTGGATCGCGCCGCCATCCGGAGCGCCACCGGGCTGTCTGAACGCCTGA
- a CDS encoding DUF1670 domain-containing protein, translating into MKTQTSTPETRWAKRSLHQQLLHKFLNEYGYERGPVVAHAIIADILTLVEQAYATDLPPRHVYWPAVAVANGATGKTPEIRDLVHVRLHLVTDAEVALLSADQGVDQPPARRTFNQQRFVRWCQEAYDRRGVLTLLDLSLLSGLAESYAGQLLRQYEQEHAMTVPIRGTVHDIGPSVSHKAEVIRRYLRGQSPADIARELNHSQHAVDRYIKDYEVTRTLAQKFPLHEIPALAKHAASLVREHVQLIREYEPNLVFYSPEPAVAAQAAA; encoded by the coding sequence ATGAAAACCCAAACCAGTACGCCTGAAACGCGCTGGGCCAAACGCTCCTTGCACCAGCAGTTGCTCCACAAGTTCCTCAACGAGTACGGTTACGAGCGCGGCCCCGTCGTGGCGCACGCGATCATCGCCGATATTCTGACGCTGGTGGAGCAGGCCTACGCTACCGATCTGCCGCCCCGTCATGTCTACTGGCCCGCGGTGGCGGTGGCCAATGGGGCCACGGGCAAAACGCCCGAGATTCGCGACCTGGTGCATGTCCGCCTGCACCTGGTCACCGACGCAGAGGTAGCGCTGCTCAGTGCTGATCAGGGCGTCGATCAGCCGCCGGCGCGCCGCACCTTCAACCAGCAACGCTTTGTCCGCTGGTGTCAGGAGGCGTATGACCGCAGGGGCGTCCTGACCCTCTTGGATTTGTCGTTGCTCAGCGGTCTGGCCGAGTCCTACGCGGGTCAGTTGCTGCGCCAATATGAGCAAGAACATGCCATGACCGTGCCGATCCGTGGTACAGTGCATGATATCGGCCCCTCGGTGTCGCACAAGGCCGAGGTGATCCGCCGTTATCTGCGTGGGCAATCGCCAGCCGACATTGCCCGCGAACTTAACCACTCGCAGCACGCCGTAGATCGCTACATCAAGGACTACGAAGTCACCCGCACCCTCGCGCAGAAGTTCCCGCTGCACGAGATTCCGGCGCTCGCGAAGCACGCCGCGTCACTCGTGCGGGAACACGTCCAGTTGATCCGCGAGTATGAACCCAACTTGGTCTTCTACTCGCCTGAACCGGCGGTGGCCGCACAAGCGGCCGCCTGA